Proteins from a genomic interval of Ndongobacter massiliensis:
- a CDS encoding phage major capsid protein, translated as MLNTNTYKLEFQDMLRNQSTSNYMLKEANSKISNGYLIPESDVKIFNKAMEEDCLFRKYATKTAVNWAEGTIVAVCSTGEAKVTGEGMLYPTDSDDFKKIAYDFYKIASLTKLLLRFVKDTKFDLDTYLMRDFARRFARAEEKVLLTGTGIEEPLGLLNSADSTPSAETGKISFDDVVTLYFSLEPEYRKHAIWVMSDETAFSLRMEKDQSGYPLWQEDHDTLLGKPVVTSPYIPATSSGTKPLLFGDLSYFWLLQRQELTIKPLFELFSNKGQVAYAAYERLDGKLVRQEAVRTLTVK; from the coding sequence ATGTTAAACACCAACACTTATAAATTGGAATTTCAGGACATGCTTCGCAACCAAAGCACAAGTAATTATATGTTAAAAGAAGCGAACAGCAAAATATCTAACGGATACCTTATTCCGGAATCTGATGTAAAGATTTTTAATAAGGCGATGGAAGAAGACTGCCTCTTTAGAAAGTATGCAACAAAAACTGCTGTTAACTGGGCAGAGGGCACCATCGTTGCAGTTTGTTCAACAGGAGAAGCCAAAGTAACCGGTGAAGGAATGCTTTATCCTACAGATAGCGATGATTTTAAGAAAATCGCTTATGATTTTTATAAAATCGCATCTCTAACCAAACTTCTTTTACGCTTTGTCAAAGACACAAAATTTGACCTTGACACCTATCTGATGCGGGATTTTGCAAGACGCTTTGCCAGAGCGGAAGAAAAAGTCCTGCTCACGGGAACGGGAATTGAGGAACCATTAGGACTTCTAAACAGTGCCGATTCCACCCCATCAGCTGAGACAGGAAAAATCAGCTTTGATGATGTAGTTACACTCTACTTCTCGCTTGAGCCGGAATATAGGAAACATGCCATCTGGGTTATGAGCGACGAGACCGCTTTTTCTCTTCGTATGGAGAAAGACCAAAGCGGCTATCCCCTCTGGCAGGAGGATCACGATACCCTCTTGGGAAAACCTGTAGTCACCAGCCCCTACATACCTGCCACATCAAGCGGAACAAAGCCACTTCTCTTCGGTGACCTTTCCTACTTCTGGCTCTTACAAAGGCAGGAACTGACCATAAAGCCCTTATTTGAGCTTTTCTCAAATAAGGGACAGGTCGCCTATGCGGCCTATGAACGTCTGGACGGAAAACTGGTAAGACAGGAAGCCGTCCGCACGCTCACGGTCAAATAA
- a CDS encoding phage/plasmid primase, P4 family, whose translation MGTLKAMELCKSLADGLLQYTLTINEEHLRTSFLKECGKWQQRRFRETYLKEAQSVYPLPFNTFDQDRYLLNCQNGTLDVRTMDFKEHSDSDYLSKIAGASYLPEVRSERFEQYIDEIMSGDLDKAKFLQKSLGYAVTGDTRHECLFFLYGETSRNGKGTLMESVLKVLGDYGRAVRPETIAQKRFTNSQAPSEDIARLVGIRLANISEPGRGLLLNAAQVKTMTGNDTLNARFLHENSFDFQPQFKIYINTNYLPTVNDMTLFTSGRVLIIPFERHFDESEQDKSLKDRFAKSDVQSAILNWLLEGYQMLLEDGLEPPKAVLESTASYARDSNKVIQFIDETLIEDSSAEVRTSQVYDAYRVWCVRNALFPENNRNFNHELRKVAEIARKRPNVGGNPTTMLLAYRLNAEEDFLS comes from the coding sequence ATGGAGCTGTGCAAGAGTTTAGCGGACGGCCTTCTGCAATACACCCTCACCATCAATGAAGAGCATCTCAGGACAAGCTTCCTCAAAGAATGCGGCAAATGGCAACAGCGCCGATTCCGGGAAACCTATCTCAAAGAAGCCCAGAGCGTTTATCCTTTGCCGTTCAATACCTTTGATCAGGATCGTTATCTCCTGAACTGTCAAAACGGCACACTCGATGTGCGGACAATGGATTTTAAAGAGCACAGTGATTCAGACTACCTCAGTAAAATCGCTGGAGCATCCTACCTGCCGGAAGTGCGCTCAGAGCGCTTTGAACAATATATCGATGAGATTATGAGCGGTGACCTTGATAAGGCAAAGTTTCTTCAAAAATCTCTCGGTTATGCCGTTACGGGCGATACTCGGCACGAGTGCCTGTTCTTCCTCTATGGCGAAACCAGTCGCAACGGCAAGGGAACGCTCATGGAAAGCGTGCTCAAAGTCTTAGGCGATTACGGAAGAGCTGTAAGACCTGAAACCATAGCACAGAAGCGCTTCACAAATAGTCAGGCACCCAGCGAGGATATCGCAAGACTGGTCGGTATCCGATTAGCCAATATTTCAGAACCCGGACGAGGACTTCTCTTAAATGCCGCACAGGTTAAAACCATGACGGGAAACGACACCTTAAACGCCCGCTTTCTGCATGAGAACAGCTTTGACTTTCAGCCGCAGTTCAAGATTTACATCAATACCAACTACTTGCCCACAGTCAACGATATGACGCTATTTACCAGCGGTCGGGTGCTCATTATTCCTTTTGAACGGCACTTTGACGAGTCCGAACAGGATAAGAGCTTAAAGGACCGCTTCGCCAAATCCGATGTACAGAGTGCGATTTTAAACTGGTTGCTCGAAGGTTACCAAATGCTGCTTGAGGATGGTTTAGAACCGCCGAAAGCAGTGCTTGAATCCACAGCAAGTTATGCCCGTGACAGCAACAAGGTCATACAGTTCATTGATGAAACCCTAATTGAAGATTCAAGTGCCGAAGTGAGAACTTCTCAAGTCTATGACGCTTATCGAGTCTGGTGTGTAAGAAACGCACTGTTTCCTGAGAACAATCGCAACTTCAATCACGAACTTCGTAAAGTTGCGGAGATTGCAAGGAAGCGCCCTAATGTCGGAGGCAATCCTACCACCATGCTTTTAGCGTACAGACTAAATGCAGAGGAGGACTTTCTCTCATGA